The sequence aatttgtaCATGTCTTgtaattactatttataaataaattatagttgtAGACATTTTATATTGATAGTTTGCTAAATGCTATTAATTTTCCTTTCCCTGTTAGAAGTCTTGTTCGTGTTTTTATACTTCTCgacaattaagtaatttttattataaatcgagttttataattatagaagATTGCCGTCTAAAGCTGAATTGTGCTAGTACTTTTATcgttgatttatttcatttttaagatgcTCCCTAGTTTTCCCTGTGCtatgaattataattatctatattgactgtgataatgaaatttttattttatgtatttctggACAGATATCAATTTTCTCCATTTGTAGCCTCTGtaaattccttattatttcttgcttttagtattttttttttcaaaccaagcATATTTCATAGTTACatatactataatttaaaattcattttttttattattataatacgtTTTTTGTCTTATTctctattttgttatatttatgatATGAACAAATCTTTTATTGTAGATTGGACTGCAAAGGAAGAAGATGAACAAGATATCAATGTGTGGGAAGATAACTGGGATGATGACAATGTAGAAGACGACTTTAGTAATCAACTAAGGTCAGCATCttaatattcttcttttattgataattacAGAAATTTCTAGATTAATATAGTTATGTATTGATTGattctaatattaaaacaatagccaagaaatattaaaataatttagttatgaTATTTAGCAtatgatttgttaaaattaaatactaacttCTTTCTtgtctttcaaatatttagaGCTGAACTTGAAAAGTGTGGTCACAAAGTTAATGGCAGTGGAGAACCTATGAAGTCTTGATTTCAGTGATTACAATGCATTTAAATCTCACTTCATAACATCAACATTTGTTCTGAGTAATTTCATATATCTTACTTTGAACTAGTTCTGATTCATTAAAATACTACTTTGCATAAATTAAAACTgtatctttgaaaataaacattttttttatattatatatttttgcagattctcatttttatgaaatatttttattataatactgttGAATATTACCTGACATtgttttttcagttaatttatcataatttaatatttctgtagtatgaatctttttctttaataaaataaataattttctttaataattacatatctttttaaaaaattaatattttaaatgaaaacatgaaaataatacgAATTGCCTTAAATTCTGAACATTGCTTTGAAAATAACTTGTGAATAAATATGCCTAAGATATTTCCTTcctttaaattaaacatatttccaAAGCATTTGCTTTTTTCAACTACACTCTCtatcttcctcttttttttaagcGTTAACAGATAGTTAAGTTACCATTTTTGGGacaaaagtgaaaagaaaaaaacattaatctaaataaatgcttcgattaaaattataatagggAGGGCCAGggtttgatataatttaaaaataataatagagacAATATCTGCCCCCTGGCCTGTAAAGAAGACTCGTTACattctaaatacaaattttgtacaGGTGAAGCTCTAAATGCCTCAAAACACAATCGAAGAGCAGCATGATGGACAGTAATTTTGGTAGAATACTGCGTCTTAATGAAACATAGACATTGCATCCATAGATAAGTTTCgataaaattaaatgtagatGCGAAGTAAAGATAAACGGTTAGCACTCCATGAGGTGttacaaaaaaacttttaaaatattcaacgaTCTTtcatatacccccccccccccccaaataagtTACCTGAGAGGTTAACGTAagctttttatcaaaaatttcaccTCATCAAGTATTTTTAACAGGATCACTTTTTATATGAATCTCCGGTTCAGGATGGTGGCTGCGTTTCCTACAGAAATGTATACAGTTTGTTTTTCAGAAGAGAATGAAAATCCATGCTTATCACACCAAACTGCAAGTGGGTTTATTGCAGTTTGAAGGTGTCTTTCAATGAAAGCTATATTATTCATAGTACAAGAAATGTAAAGGTTGTAAGCATATAAATGGTCTTTTACAAATAAAGGTAAATGGtctaaaatagcatttatttttaaaataaaaagagtcacACTCAAGGTACTTCCCTGTGGAAATCcttaatttcaagaagttttggATAAAAATTGGCAAGTTTCCTCTTAAATTGCAATTCTAAAGGTCTTTCAAGATGCCAAAGCATCAAGCTGTGTCATAGGCTTttgcaatatcaaaaaaaaaaaaaaaaaccctaaatgtTTTTTACAAAGAAAGGCATTTCGCTCATCAATTTCCAGAGTCAACGGATTATCGATAGTTGATCGTCTTCGCATGAAACCACTTAGAAAGATGTTTAGCATTTTGTTATGTTCCAAATAGTATACAAGTCTGCGATTAACAATTTTTTCCTACAGTTTGCATAAACAGTTGGTCAGGGCAATCGGTCTACAGTGGGAAGGTTTCGAAGgatttttacaaagttttagaAAAGGTATGACGGTTGCTTCTTACCATGTAAAATGTTGTTCTTCCAAATTCTATTACACAGGAAGATTAAGTTTTTAAGAGGAGCTTCAAAAAGATGTCTAAGCACATCATAACTTATATTATCAGGTCCAGGTGAAGATTTCTGTAAACTATTGAGGCCAGCTTTAAGTTCATAGAGTGTTAATAGTCTGTTATACGAAGCGTCTATTGCAGTTTGGAattctagtttttatttatttccttttaaaattttatagttttggaATGTATTTGTGTAATACTTATTACTACTTGTGTCAGCGAAGGCCGAAGCTATCGAGTTAGCTATATTTCGTAAAGAACTTACAGGGGCATTATTTTTAAGCAAGATTGGAATCATATGACTATGACAGAtgttccaatatatatatatatataatatcctaTTGCAAAGTTGCTTGCTGGAAAGTGAAGTGCTGATATTGCTGACTTATTTCTCCCATGAATCCCTTTTGCTACGTTTTTGAATCcgcctagattttttttttttttttcgaatgaaattcTCACTTGTGTGTACTTGAGGAACGTATCCCAGGCTTTTCTTTGCATCTTATGTGATATCTGGCAAGCAGGTTGATAAGAATTAGTTAtatctttgaaatcaaaatttttctgattcaCTCCACGACAGTACCAAGAAACGAGTTTATCCATACCTGGAAccagagaaggaaaaaaatgtgtgGAGAAACGAGAATACTAACTACTCCTTGGAGAGAGTGCTGGAGCAACACTCGGCCATTGAATCGTCCTCAGATGAGTTCACCTTGAGAGAGTCATCACATCTTACTTTTTCAATATTGTtggatttatataaaatcttgcaaaaataatatttatttcttcaaatgttCGGTGGCATCTAACCGAACTTGCttattctcagttttttttctcttttgccccccccccctttttttccttACTTAAGCTTTTAGAAGAGGTAActgaaagagaatttttaactTATGATAAAGACAAATAGTTTGAATGTAGGCCAGGTAGTGAAATCTGCGGTCCAGAAATTGctctgaaaaatgaaagaatctgAGATGATGTAATAGAAATATCAGTAGACTGGGgcatattacttttaataataataggtAAATTATAATACCTAATTATACCTACAATTACCTATTAGttataatagttaattatttaatttaggtaAATAATTGGCCTTACTGggttataaatgtttttcaagcCCACCAAGTTTGGACATGCTAGAATAGAAATAAGATCATCCCCTGTcaaaataggagatatttcagTCTGTGTATCTTTAAATGTAAAGGAAGTTTTTAGAATTGATGAGAAAGATTTACTATTTGCTGGTGCTCTACTTGTGACTCTTTCAAGGGCGTCGGCGAATGATAGCTTTTGTGTTATTCTTACATTTTGGATTTCTCCCTCTTGAATGCAACGTCGACAGGATTTAGAGTAGGCTGGATGATTTCCACTGCAATTTATTCACTTTAGATTGGCTGCGAAACATGTTTTACTGCCGATGCCCAATTTCAGAGCGTTGAGAGCATGCCTTTTTACCTCGACAACTTTGAACGATGtgactaaattttgatatttgtagCAGCGTAACGGGTTGAATAAATGCTCGAATTGGACAATTGTAATATGCAATTTTAACAGATTTTGAATGGGCAggctgattaaattttaattaagacgCATTGTTGGAAGGAGCTTCCCCATaccctttaattttaattctttccactGCCCTGGCATTTGGGGATTTCAAAGCTTCTAAAATAGAATATACTGAATCGTTTTGCCTTTGTCCCTTTGAGAGACAATGCCACGAGAAACGTTGAGAGAATTATGTGGAGAGACTGATACTTCATGAATTCCAGTGttgttttttaattgcataattttattagcCTGCTCAGCAGATGAAACTTTAACACGAAAATCGTCAGAAAAAAGGTTCACCGACCATGCTAACAATCCTTTTGTGTATCTAGATTAGAGACATAATTTTCAGTAAAGCAGAaaaagattttacaataaaaaaacgaGAAGAATCGGAACGTTGACAATTAGAAAAAGCCCAtgcaattagaagaaaaatttggCTCCTGACGGCATCGCCGTCTACTGAACCCAACAGGAAAAGGCAGTTGCCGGCTCTGGGCATTTCCGGCCTCGTTACCCACTTTGGTTCTAATCAGGAACTAGACGCTCAGGGCCATTTTAGAGAACATTGACCACTTTTGCTTGATCTTCTTGAGCATACTAGCCATGTGGCTAGAGTCCCTGTCTATTGATTTATCGGGAACCTAAATGCATCGCCCGTCTAAAGGGTCGCCACGGACGGCCAACacgtgtttatatatttatatccattaTTTGTAGAAGTTAGCAACAGAGCGGTAACAGCTTCTCTTAACGAGCTCCCTCGCCTGCCCTCGAGGGAAGAAAATAGACAGCGAAAACTCAAATGGGGGAAAAACTGGGAAGAAGAGCAGCCACTATGGTACCTCGGAGTCGTGAAGGCCGTCACACCTGAAAAAGATGTGCCCCTGAGGGGCTGCTGccgtagaagaaataattttggaaatatcgtttgaaatttgaaaaaactcttttgtttaattaggaattatatttattttcttgccaacaatgaatacattcattgaaattgaaggAATATAAAggagaattataaataatatttatttcattcattgattttattatttttcaagtgtTTTAGGATAGGCAttttttgcttttctattttcagcaaagacaaataaatttcttagctATCCGATTCGTGAGCATCCAGCATACAACTGGCCACGTGataaacatggattttctaggttcaatccgcacgcttgaagtgattgaccttgTTCCTTGTTGAGAATGTCATCATGCTGAATGTTGAGAACACATGCaatggggaactgcagtcgttCGAAATCAAATGGCATATTTGTGGAAATAATAAGAACGCGTGGAATGAACACATCTTCATTGGAatttccgttaagaatagttgcctcgaTAACATTCGGTATCAGTTTCTTTACAGCGAGTCTTGTTCCATTACACAATTGGGTTGGATTGGGCAAGAGAAtaattcaggggtgtttgtgctccggggaaaccccggaattccggggattttgaactttgatccccggaatttccggggatcgtcgttcaaaaggaagtaggaataataatgaattatttattttgatctgggtaattttgtttgcttttaaagcagaaaacgcaaggtcagtgtgtgtggtgaaaacttttcctttctttctccaaaggcagtgataatgcgtgaaaagggggaaaaaacttttttttttgttctttccttattgcgagttatgactcattcccccggttctcggacattctcttctggattcttttcggcaagtaggcgcggaagaaaaaaaagggggagacttcgttcgaccagatgtgcgataacgtgactctgggttcaaaggtcttatctctcctggcgtggcgccaataagtagagaagggggatttttcgccgtattagctatttgtcattgatcgcttcgcaacttttttttctccgctgtgtaaaat comes from Argiope bruennichi chromosome 2, qqArgBrue1.1, whole genome shotgun sequence and encodes:
- the LOC129961583 gene encoding 26S proteasome complex subunit SEM1-like: MVGKLPSEMTEAPKKVDLGLLEEDDEFEEFPTEDWTAKEEDEQDINVWEDNWDDDNVEDDFSNQLRAELEKCGHKVNGSGEPMKS